A single window of Eucalyptus grandis isolate ANBG69807.140 chromosome 1, ASM1654582v1, whole genome shotgun sequence DNA harbors:
- the LOC104420258 gene encoding probable peroxidase 61 — MRASMWWQLLLLAIALVSSCAASRVEAEATIELPPPLQWHFYQNSCPDVERYVRDQVEFYWKQDSTLAVKLIQLLYTDCFIKGCDASILLDGPDTEKTAPQNAPILGFPLEVIDKVKEVLEQHCPGLSLAPTLSTLPLEMLSSWREECRTPFRRGGGTEIRPVRSWWTSQCTPPRGKR, encoded by the exons TGTGGTGGCAGCTGTTGCTATTGGCGATCGCGTTGGTGAGCTCGTGCGCGGCGTCGCGCGTTGAGGCCGAGGCGACGATCGAGCTGCCGCCGCCACTGCAGTGGCATTTCTACCAGAACTCATGCCCCGACGTCGAGAGGTATGTGAGGGACCAGGTCGAGTTCTACTGGAAGCAGGACAGCACCCTCGCGGTCAAGCTCATCCAACTTCTCTACACTGACTGCTTCATCAAG GGATGCGATGCGTCGATTCTCTTGGACGGGCCAGACACAGAGAAAACAGCACCACAAAATGCACCGATCCTAGGTTTTCCTCTTGAGGTGATTGACAAGGTCAAGGAAGTTCTGGAACAGCACTGTCCCGGGTTGTCTCTTGCGCCGACATTATCAACCTTGCCGCTAGAGATGCTGTCGTCTTG GCGGGAGGAGTGTCGTACCCCGTTCCGACGGGGAGGAGGGACGGAAATTCGTCCAGTGCGAAGTTGGTGGACATCGCAGTGCACGCCACCCCGTGGGAAAAGGTGA